A genome region from Patescibacteria group bacterium includes the following:
- a CDS encoding rod shape-determining protein has translation MFNRFLGAFSRDIGIDLGTANTLVYVRGKGIVINEPSVVAMNTKTGQVLAIGNEAKKMVGRTPMHIVATRPLVDGVISDFEVTEQMLKYFIQKVHQGMFTLIPRPRVVIGIPSGCTEVERRAVEDATRTAGARQAFLIEEPMAAAIGSRLPVQDASGSMIVDIGGGTTEMAVISLGGGVVARSLRIAGDELNENVIQYSRDHFNLLIGERKAEEIKIAIGSAWPLKKPLEAKLRGRDLVTGLPKEVIINDSQVREALSRSIRNLVSNIKGTIEETPPELVADIMDRGIILAGGGALLRGLDRLVARETQMPVQIANDPLTCVVRGAGMVLENLDLLREVLVDTQYK, from the coding sequence ATGTTTAATCGTTTTTTAGGCGCTTTTTCCCGCGACATCGGCATTGATTTAGGGACAGCGAATACCTTAGTGTATGTGCGTGGGAAAGGCATCGTCATCAATGAGCCTTCGGTCGTGGCTATGAATACGAAGACGGGTCAGGTTTTGGCAATTGGCAATGAAGCGAAAAAGATGGTGGGAAGAACGCCGATGCATATTGTAGCCACTCGTCCACTTGTGGACGGGGTGATTTCTGATTTTGAAGTGACCGAGCAGATGTTAAAATATTTTATTCAGAAGGTGCACCAAGGAATGTTCACTCTTATTCCGCGACCTAGGGTAGTGATTGGCATTCCTTCGGGCTGCACCGAAGTGGAGCGGCGAGCGGTGGAGGATGCCACGCGCACGGCTGGCGCGAGGCAAGCTTTCTTGATTGAAGAACCGATGGCCGCGGCCATCGGTTCCCGCCTTCCCGTGCAAGATGCTTCGGGAAGTATGATTGTGGATATCGGCGGCGGCACAACCGAGATGGCGGTAATTTCTCTGGGCGGGGGCGTGGTGGCGCGATCGTTGCGGATTGCGGGAGATGAATTAAACGAGAATGTTATTCAATATTCCCGCGACCACTTTAATTTATTAATCGGCGAAAGGAAAGCCGAAGAAATTAAAATCGCCATTGGCTCGGCTTGGCCTTTGAAGAAACCCTTGGAAGCAAAGTTGCGCGGTCGGGACCTCGTCACGGGTCTGCCAAAGGAGGTGATTATTAATGATAGTCAGGTGCGCGAAGCCTTATCGCGTTCCATCAGAAATCTAGTTTCTAATATTAAAGGAACGATTGAGGAAACCCCTCCTGAACTTGTCGCGGATATTATGGATCGGGGTATTATTTTGGCGGGCGGAGGCGCGCTCCTGCGCGGTCTTGACCGTCTTGTCGCACGCGAGACGCAGATGCCCGTCCAGATCGCCAATGATCCCTTGACTTGTGTTGTTCGGGGCGCGGGCATGGTCTTAGAAAATTTAGACCTCTTGCGCGAGGTGTTGGTGGACACGCAGTATAAATAA
- the proS gene encoding proline--tRNA ligase: protein MIKNKTEQAKSSNSLSEANSGRVKQITKKSQDLRKWYQDVILKAELADYAPVKGCMVIRPYGYALWEKIQAFLDPLIKTHGVQNAYFPLFIPESFLNKEKEHVAGFAPEMAVVTEAGGEKLKEKLVIRPTSETVMYEMYKKWVKSWRDLPIMINQWNNVVRWEKRTYLFLRTSEFLWQEGHCAHATQKESLETVTWALQTYKKVYNELLSLYGIAGVKSEREKFAGAAKTFSFEILMPDGRALQGGTSHDLGQNFSRAFHWTVQNKDRRDLYPWQNSWGLSTRSIGGLVMAGGDDNGLVLPPQIAPLQVIIIPIFKTESQDKVLGFAEKVKESLQDFRVEVDLREGETAGFKFNKWELKGVPLRVEIGEREMKAGAATLVRRDNFVKEKIKLAELPSMVRKALEIMQKEIFERHQKFTQEHTHLIDSYPEFQDIMKKERGFLRAFWCEKSECEDKIKEETRATARCLELDVKEERGKCIYCGKDAKYRWLFAQAY, encoded by the coding sequence ATGATTAAAAATAAAACCGAACAAGCGAAATCCTCAAACAGTTTATCTGAGGCGAACAGCGGGAGGGTTAAACAAATTACCAAAAAGAGCCAAGATCTAAGAAAGTGGTATCAAGATGTTATTTTGAAAGCGGAACTCGCGGATTACGCGCCTGTGAAGGGCTGTATGGTTATTAGGCCTTATGGTTACGCTTTGTGGGAGAAAATCCAAGCCTTTCTTGACCCTTTAATTAAAACCCATGGCGTCCAAAATGCTTATTTTCCCCTTTTTATTCCGGAAAGTTTTTTAAATAAAGAGAAAGAGCATGTGGCGGGATTTGCTCCGGAGATGGCTGTTGTCACGGAAGCAGGCGGCGAGAAACTGAAAGAGAAACTTGTGATTCGTCCCACCTCGGAAACTGTGATGTATGAAATGTACAAAAAATGGGTGAAGTCTTGGCGCGACTTGCCGATTATGATTAATCAGTGGAATAATGTAGTGCGCTGGGAGAAAAGAACCTATTTATTTTTAAGGACTTCGGAATTTTTGTGGCAGGAAGGGCACTGCGCGCACGCGACCCAGAAAGAGAGTCTGGAGACAGTAACGTGGGCGCTTCAAACATACAAAAAAGTCTACAATGAGCTTTTATCTCTTTATGGCATCGCGGGCGTGAAGAGCGAGAGAGAAAAATTTGCCGGCGCCGCAAAAACTTTTAGTTTTGAAATTTTGATGCCGGATGGCAGGGCTCTGCAGGGTGGCACTTCGCACGATTTGGGTCAAAACTTCTCGCGCGCTTTTCATTGGACCGTGCAAAACAAAGACCGGCGCGATCTTTATCCTTGGCAGAACAGCTGGGGTCTTTCCACGCGCAGCATCGGCGGTCTTGTGATGGCGGGCGGCGATGATAATGGTTTGGTTCTCCCTCCGCAAATCGCGCCCCTACAGGTCATCATTATTCCAATATTCAAAACAGAAAGTCAGGACAAGGTATTGGGTTTTGCGGAAAAGGTGAAAGAGTCGCTCCAAGATTTCCGCGTGGAAGTGGATTTAAGAGAAGGAGAAACTGCCGGTTTTAAATTTAATAAGTGGGAATTGAAAGGGGTGCCTCTGCGCGTGGAAATTGGTGAGCGGGAAATGAAAGCGGGAGCGGCGACTTTAGTCAGGCGCGATAATTTTGTTAAAGAGAAAATAAAACTTGCGGAATTGCCGTCTATGGTTCGCAAGGCTCTGGAGATAATGCAAAAAGAGATTTTCGAGCGGCACCAAAAATTCACGCAAGAGCACACCCATCTTATTGATTCTTATCCGGAGTTTCAAGATATAATGAAGAAGGAGCGGGGTTTTCTGCGCGCCTTTTGGTGTGAGAAGAGCGAATGCGAGGATAAGATTAAAGAAGAAACTCGTGCGACTGCGCGATGTTTGGAGCTTGACGTAAAGGAAGAGAGAGGTAAATGTATTTACTGCGGCAAAGACGCGAAATATCGCTGGCTCTTCGCCCAAGCGTACTAG
- a CDS encoding M50 family metallopeptidase, producing the protein MFFTLFVFILILGLLIFVHELGHFVMAKKFGMGVEEFGFGFPPRLFAVRRGETVYSMNLIPLGGFVKIQGEDGGEKQDPRSFTSKSYGKRALTLVAGVVMNLVLAAVLISAGYKIGAPQTVEGEVKGNIRDPKVQILEINKGSPAEAAGLEIGDTVREINGKEIKEIEDMQQIINASRGSETTFLVERGKELIILKGTPRVNFPEGDGPMGVGLVKTAIISYPLLQAVKAGIIDTAYAVKFIARTLYDLVANIIMTGKVSADLSGPVGVAVMTGRATALGFVYLMQFTALLSINLAIINILPFPALDGGRLLFLGVESIIRRPLNRKFERWANTVGFVLLMGLMLMITSRDVLKFGIVDKIKMFF; encoded by the coding sequence ATGTTTTTTACTCTTTTTGTTTTTATTTTAATTTTAGGTTTGCTGATTTTTGTCCACGAGTTGGGCCATTTTGTGATGGCAAAGAAATTCGGAATGGGGGTAGAAGAATTCGGCTTCGGCTTTCCGCCGCGTCTTTTTGCTGTGCGGCGCGGGGAGACGGTTTACTCGATGAATCTTATTCCCCTAGGCGGTTTTGTTAAGATTCAGGGTGAAGACGGAGGAGAAAAGCAAGATCCGCGCAGTTTTACCTCTAAGTCTTATGGCAAGCGCGCTCTCACCTTGGTGGCAGGGGTCGTGATGAACCTTGTTTTAGCTGCTGTCTTAATTTCCGCGGGCTACAAGATTGGCGCGCCGCAGACGGTGGAGGGCGAGGTTAAAGGCAACATTAGGGATCCTAAAGTACAGATTTTGGAGATTAATAAAGGTTCGCCCGCTGAAGCCGCAGGTTTGGAAATAGGCGATACCGTGCGCGAGATTAATGGCAAGGAAATTAAAGAAATAGAGGATATGCAGCAAATAATCAACGCGTCGCGCGGTAGCGAAACCACCTTCCTCGTTGAAAGGGGTAAGGAATTAATTATCCTTAAAGGGACGCCGCGCGTTAATTTTCCCGAGGGCGACGGTCCTATGGGCGTGGGGCTTGTAAAAACCGCGATTATTTCTTATCCCCTGCTGCAGGCGGTGAAAGCGGGAATTATAGATACTGCTTATGCCGTGAAATTCATTGCGCGGACTTTGTATGATCTCGTTGCGAACATTATTATGACGGGAAAAGTTTCCGCGGACCTGTCTGGTCCCGTGGGCGTGGCGGTGATGACGGGGCGCGCGACTGCTTTAGGGTTTGTTTATTTGATGCAGTTTACCGCTCTTCTTTCCATTAATCTCGCGATTATCAATATCCTTCCTTTTCCCGCTTTGGATGGCGGGCGTCTGCTCTTTTTAGGCGTGGAAAGCATCATCCGTCGCCCTTTGAATCGGAAGTTTGAAAGATGGGCTAATACAGTGGGTTTTGTGCTTTTGATGGGATTGATGCTGATGATTACTTCGCGTGATGTTTTAAAATTCGGCATTGTGGACAAAATTAAAATGTTCTTCTAA
- the frr gene encoding ribosome recycling factor has translation MFESIFKKYAPEFDAALKHFGEELAGIRTGRANPSLVENLVVEVYGSRMQIRELGSISAPEPNILVVRPWDQNVIKDVEKAIASSPLGLNPSIEGDAIRIKLPDLTEERREQLIKVLREKLEQSRIALRHWRDKVREEVQEATKQGAMSEDEKFRGLEELDQKTKEYTLKLEMMSEKKEKEIMPH, from the coding sequence ATGTTTGAGTCAATTTTTAAAAAATACGCTCCCGAGTTTGATGCGGCATTAAAGCATTTTGGTGAAGAATTGGCGGGGATACGGACGGGCAGGGCAAATCCTTCTCTGGTGGAAAATTTAGTCGTAGAGGTTTACGGCTCGCGGATGCAGATTCGAGAGCTAGGCAGCATTTCCGCTCCGGAACCGAATATATTAGTGGTGAGACCTTGGGATCAAAATGTGATTAAGGATGTGGAAAAGGCTATTGCGAGTTCCCCCTTAGGTTTAAATCCGAGCATAGAAGGGGACGCTATTCGGATTAAACTCCCTGATCTTACGGAGGAGAGGAGGGAGCAGCTCATCAAGGTTTTGAGGGAAAAACTGGAGCAGAGTCGGATTGCTTTGCGGCATTGGCGTGACAAGGTCAGGGAAGAGGTTCAAGAAGCGACCAAACAAGGAGCTATGTCCGAGGATGAAAAGTTTCGTGGTTTAGAGGAATTGGATCAGAAGACCAAGGAATATACCCTGAAATTAGAAATGATGAGCGAGAAGAAAGAAAAGGAAATCATGCCTCATTAA
- a CDS encoding inositol monophosphatase yields the protein MDSSLKKIIQAAENGGRILKKYFGKTMELQEKSTVSDFRTEADLESEAVILKILSLEFPHYNIFSEEKGIIDKKSDYTFVVDPMDGSNNFVLGIPNFSVCIALLKNNEVISAVIHSPILNQTYRAEKGKGAFLENKKLRVNQEADIKRVSVVYTCNDVNSREYADNLTRKLNAVKVKRVLTNWSPALDFCLLASGKIEAIINNDNEIYDYIAGKLIAQEAGALITDFKGRQEKNDKNSIFLASNGTKIHEQLLKIL from the coding sequence ATGGATTCTAGCTTAAAAAAAATAATCCAAGCCGCAGAAAATGGCGGCCGAATTCTCAAAAAATATTTTGGCAAGACGATGGAGCTGCAAGAGAAATCCACTGTTTCTGATTTTCGTACAGAGGCGGATTTGGAATCCGAAGCTGTAATCTTAAAGATTCTCTCCCTGGAATTTCCTCATTACAATATTTTTTCCGAAGAGAAAGGAATAATAGATAAAAAATCAGATTACACCTTCGTTGTTGATCCTATGGATGGCTCCAATAATTTTGTTTTAGGTATTCCCAATTTTTCGGTTTGCATCGCTTTATTGAAAAATAATGAGGTGATCTCCGCGGTGATTCACAGCCCCATCTTAAATCAGACCTATCGCGCCGAAAAAGGAAAAGGCGCCTTTTTGGAAAATAAAAAACTGCGAGTTAATCAAGAAGCGGACATCAAAAGAGTTAGTGTTGTTTATACTTGTAATGATGTTAATTCCAGAGAATACGCCGATAATCTTACCAGAAAACTAAACGCAGTAAAAGTGAAAAGAGTCTTAACTAATTGGTCGCCCGCCTTGGATTTTTGTCTCTTAGCTTCTGGGAAAATTGAGGCGATTATCAATAATGACAATGAAATTTACGATTATATTGCGGGTAAATTAATTGCTCAAGAGGCAGGGGCTTTAATCACCGATTTTAAAGGGAGGCAGGAAAAGAATGATAAAAATAGTATCTTTTTGGCGAGTAATGGCACGAAAATTCATGAGCAGTTATTAAAGATTTTATAA
- a CDS encoding rod shape-determining protein translates to MFTKRIGIDLGTANTLVCVPKRGMVINEPTVVAVSLDDNKILAVGLEAKQMLGRTHENIKASQPMRDGVIADYRITETMLRYFINKATGGVRLFRPEVMVSVPVGITSTERRAVVDATMNAGAKAVYLIKQPVAAAIGAGIPIGQSVGNMIIDIGGGTTEVGIISLGGVVTSNSARVAGNKFDQAITDYVRAKHNLAIGDATAEAVKIKLGSALPLSENKKTEIRGRDIVGGLPRSIEITSNEVTEAIQDPLREIINVIKSVLQKTPPELSADVIDRGMVLSGGSALLRNMDKLVSKAIGVPSYVAEDPLLCVVRGTGIALENLELYKHSILSSKT, encoded by the coding sequence ATGTTCACAAAACGCATTGGTATTGATCTCGGCACCGCGAATACCCTAGTCTGCGTGCCGAAGAGGGGAATGGTGATTAACGAACCGACAGTAGTGGCGGTTTCTTTAGATGACAATAAAATTTTAGCGGTGGGGTTGGAAGCGAAGCAAATGCTTGGCCGCACCCACGAAAACATCAAAGCTTCCCAGCCAATGCGCGACGGGGTGATTGCGGATTATCGGATTACCGAAACGATGCTGCGTTATTTTATTAACAAAGCGACTGGCGGGGTCAGGTTATTTCGTCCGGAAGTGATGGTCTCTGTGCCTGTGGGGATTACTTCCACAGAGAGGAGAGCGGTGGTGGACGCTACGATGAACGCGGGCGCCAAAGCGGTTTATTTAATCAAGCAACCTGTGGCGGCGGCAATTGGAGCGGGGATTCCAATCGGTCAATCCGTGGGGAATATGATTATTGACATCGGCGGCGGGACGACCGAGGTGGGGATTATTTCTTTGGGAGGGGTGGTAACCTCCAATTCTGCGCGCGTGGCTGGCAATAAATTTGATCAAGCGATTACAGATTATGTGCGTGCGAAGCATAATTTAGCGATTGGCGACGCCACGGCGGAAGCGGTAAAAATCAAGCTCGGAAGCGCTTTGCCTCTTTCGGAAAATAAAAAGACGGAGATTCGCGGTCGCGACATTGTCGGGGGATTGCCGCGCAGCATTGAAATCACCTCTAATGAAGTGACCGAAGCGATTCAAGATCCTTTGCGAGAGATTATCAACGTGATTAAATCCGTGCTTCAAAAAACACCGCCCGAGCTTTCCGCGGACGTGATTGATCGGGGGATGGTTTTATCCGGTGGAAGCGCCCTTTTACGCAATATGGATAAACTCGTGAGCAAAGCAATCGGCGTGCCTTCTTATGTTGCCGAAGATCCCCTTCTCTGCGTGGTTCGCGGCACGGGCATAGCCCTAGAGAATTTGGAACTCTACAAGCACAGTATTCTGTCTAGTAAAACTTAA
- the murA gene encoding UDP-N-acetylglucosamine 1-carboxyvinyltransferase, translating to MAKFIIQGGKKLNGEVTVQGAKNAATPILAASLLVQGSTVLENVPNILDVEKMKRILERLNIEVASDLRSHRVRLNAMAVKSRGLNFPEVREMRSSILLVGSLLARFGRVKIPHPGGCHIGARPIDTHLDALQSLGVKIRHEKDCYVLETKALRGTEVVLEEFSVTATENLIMAAVTAKGRTVIKLAASEPHVQDLARFLRQAGAKIHGAGTHTIVIEGVKTLHGVRHKIIPDMIEAGTLIIAGLITGGAVKVKNLDPGHLKIFLKKLEETGAHFVVGKDYVQTLPSPRFNALKIQTLPYPGFPTDLQAPFAVLLTQAKGESMVHDPMYEGRLQYLGELKKMGARVEILDAHRAKIFGPTKLRGRKITSLDLRAGATLVLAALAASGRSIIERAEEIDRGYENIEGKLKSLGAEIKRVK from the coding sequence AGGCGCAAAGAATGCAGCTACTCCCATTTTGGCAGCAAGCCTACTTGTTCAGGGTAGCACGGTTTTGGAAAATGTCCCTAATATTTTGGATGTGGAAAAGATGAAGCGAATCTTAGAGCGGCTGAATATAGAGGTCGCAAGTGACCTGAGAAGCCATCGCGTGCGATTGAACGCGATGGCGGTCAAATCTCGAGGCTTAAATTTTCCCGAAGTGCGGGAGATGCGCTCCTCTATTCTTTTAGTGGGGTCACTCCTCGCGCGTTTTGGAAGAGTAAAAATTCCTCACCCTGGTGGTTGTCATATTGGCGCAAGACCTATAGATACGCATTTGGACGCTCTGCAATCCTTAGGGGTGAAAATCCGTCATGAGAAAGATTGTTATGTTTTGGAAACGAAAGCATTGAGAGGAACGGAAGTGGTTTTAGAAGAATTTAGCGTGACGGCAACTGAGAATTTAATTATGGCGGCTGTGACGGCCAAGGGTAGAACCGTGATTAAGCTTGCCGCCTCGGAGCCCCATGTCCAAGATCTGGCGCGTTTTTTAAGGCAAGCGGGAGCCAAGATTCATGGGGCGGGGACGCACACGATTGTGATTGAAGGCGTCAAGACTTTGCATGGCGTTCGGCACAAAATTATACCCGATATGATTGAAGCGGGAACATTGATTATCGCGGGTTTAATCACGGGTGGCGCAGTGAAAGTAAAGAATTTGGATCCGGGACATTTGAAGATTTTTTTGAAGAAGTTAGAAGAAACAGGCGCTCATTTTGTCGTGGGCAAGGATTATGTGCAGACTTTACCCTCGCCCCGTTTTAATGCTCTGAAAATCCAAACCTTGCCCTATCCCGGTTTTCCTACAGATTTGCAGGCGCCCTTTGCCGTGCTTTTGACTCAAGCTAAAGGCGAGAGTATGGTTCACGATCCAATGTACGAAGGCAGGTTGCAATATTTAGGGGAACTTAAAAAGATGGGCGCGAGAGTGGAGATTCTGGACGCCCACCGCGCCAAAATTTTTGGTCCGACCAAACTTCGCGGTCGTAAGATTACGAGCCTTGATTTGCGCGCTGGCGCGACCTTGGTTCTCGCCGCTCTCGCCGCCTCCGGACGATCAATCATTGAACGGGCGGAGGAGATTGATCGGGGATATGAAAATATAGAAGGAAAATTAAAGTCTTTAGGAGCGGAAATAAAAAGAGTAAAATAA